Proteins from a genomic interval of Oceanidesulfovibrio indonesiensis:
- the infC gene encoding translation initiation factor IF-3 — translation MNARSHLRKEECPIASPTQTQQARCNNQIRARQLRVIDADGNQLGVIPKDDALRIARDQGLDLVEVAPNADPPVCRIMDYGKYKYQQQKKQQEARKRQSVIQVKEIKVRPKTDEHDYQTKLKHVRRFLENGDRVKVTVFFRGREIVHKDRGLIILQRMADDTQELAKVEQEPRAEGRTMSMYLAPVAKKK, via the coding sequence ATGAATGCCAGAAGCCATTTGCGCAAGGAGGAATGTCCTATAGCTTCGCCCACGCAAACGCAACAAGCTCGCTGTAACAATCAGATCCGCGCCCGGCAGTTGCGGGTGATCGATGCAGACGGCAATCAGCTTGGGGTCATCCCCAAGGATGATGCTCTGCGCATAGCGCGCGATCAGGGTCTCGATCTCGTGGAGGTCGCGCCCAATGCGGATCCTCCCGTGTGCCGCATCATGGACTACGGGAAGTACAAGTATCAGCAGCAGAAGAAGCAGCAGGAAGCACGCAAACGGCAGTCGGTCATCCAGGTCAAGGAAATCAAAGTCCGACCCAAGACCGACGAGCACGACTACCAGACCAAGCTCAAGCACGTGCGCCGCTTTCTCGAGAACGGCGACCGGGTCAAGGTGACCGTGTTTTTCCGCGGCCGCGAGATAGTCCATAAGGACCGCGGGCTCATCATCCTCCAGCGCATGGCGGATGATACGCAGGAGCTGGCCAAGGTCGAGCAGGAGCCTCGCGCCGAAGGCCGGACCATGAGCATGTATCTGGCCCCTGTGGCCAAGAAGAAATAA
- the rplT gene encoding 50S ribosomal protein L20, with protein MRVKRGKTAHQRHKKYLKQAKGYRGGRSKLYRSAREAVERAGQYAYRDRKTKKREFRKLWILRINAAAREHGLSYSRFMRGLSLAGVELNRKVLADMAVREKEGFAKLAETAKSKLD; from the coding sequence ATGCGAGTCAAACGCGGAAAAACCGCTCACCAGCGGCACAAAAAATATCTGAAGCAAGCGAAAGGCTATCGGGGCGGACGCTCCAAGCTGTACCGCAGCGCGCGCGAGGCAGTGGAGCGCGCCGGACAGTACGCCTATCGCGACCGCAAAACCAAAAAGCGCGAGTTCCGCAAGCTGTGGATTCTGCGCATCAACGCGGCAGCCCGGGAGCACGGTCTCTCCTACAGCCGATTTATGCGCGGCCTTTCTCTGGCCGGCGTGGAGCTGAACCGGAAAGTGCTGGCCGACATGGCCGTGCGCGAGAAGGAAGGCTTCGCCAAGCTGGCCGAGACCGCCAAGAGCAAGCTGGACTAG
- the pheS gene encoding phenylalanine--tRNA ligase subunit alpha, producing MSLSDLITELEALVPAMRDAMAHVEGEKELEAVRVEFLGRKGSLAAIMSRLPELDPDDRPEAGKAANTVKTALTELFEERLASLARSRAEAELQGFDPTLPGRDPACGTVHPITLVMEEVCAVFAELGFEIVTGPEVENDYYNFEALNMPADHPARDMQDTLYVRDNIVLRTHTSPIQARVMEKREPPVAIIAPGKVYRRDSDVTHTPMFHQIEGLLVDKGVSMADLRSTLTYFVRKVFASDAQLRFRPSFFPFTEPSAEVDISCVMCGGTGRVHNQTCRICKQTGWVEILGCGMVDPEVFKFAGYDSEKWTGWAFGMGLERIALLKYGVGDIRLNFENDLRYLRQFF from the coding sequence ATGTCCCTCTCAGACCTGATCACAGAACTGGAAGCCCTTGTCCCGGCCATGCGCGACGCCATGGCGCATGTGGAGGGCGAGAAAGAGCTTGAGGCCGTGCGCGTCGAGTTCCTCGGCCGCAAAGGCAGCCTCGCCGCGATCATGTCGCGGCTGCCGGAACTCGATCCGGACGATCGCCCCGAGGCCGGCAAGGCGGCAAACACGGTCAAGACCGCGCTTACCGAGCTTTTCGAGGAACGTCTGGCCTCGCTGGCCCGCTCCCGGGCCGAGGCCGAGCTCCAGGGCTTCGACCCCACGCTCCCGGGCCGCGACCCCGCGTGCGGCACCGTCCATCCCATTACCCTGGTCATGGAAGAGGTCTGCGCCGTGTTTGCGGAGTTGGGCTTCGAGATAGTGACCGGCCCCGAAGTGGAGAACGACTACTACAACTTCGAGGCCCTCAATATGCCGGCCGACCACCCGGCCCGCGACATGCAGGACACCCTCTACGTCCGCGACAACATCGTGCTGCGTACGCACACTTCGCCCATTCAGGCGCGCGTCATGGAAAAGCGCGAGCCCCCTGTCGCCATCATCGCGCCGGGCAAGGTCTACCGCCGCGACTCGGACGTGACCCACACCCCCATGTTTCACCAGATTGAAGGGCTGCTCGTGGACAAAGGCGTGTCCATGGCCGACCTGCGCTCGACTCTGACCTACTTCGTGCGCAAGGTCTTCGCTTCGGACGCCCAGCTCCGCTTCCGGCCGTCCTTCTTCCCGTTCACGGAGCCTTCGGCCGAGGTGGACATTTCATGTGTCATGTGCGGCGGCACTGGCCGCGTGCATAACCAGACCTGCCGGATCTGCAAGCAGACCGGCTGGGTGGAGATATTGGGCTGCGGCATGGTGGATCCGGAAGTCTTCAAATTCGCCGGGTATGACTCTGAAAAGTGGACGGGCTGGGCTTTTGGCATGGGCCTGGAACGCATTGCGCTGCTCAAGTACGGCGTGGGTGATATCCGTCTTAATTTCGAGAACGACCTGCGCTACCTGCGGCAGTTCTTTTAG
- the rpmI gene encoding 50S ribosomal protein L35, producing the protein MPKMKTKKSAAKRFSVTGSGKFKRRRQNLRHILTKKNADRKRRLGQSTLVDKTNRKAVERMLPYAG; encoded by the coding sequence ATGCCCAAGATGAAGACGAAAAAATCCGCAGCCAAGCGGTTCTCCGTGACCGGCAGCGGCAAGTTCAAGCGCCGTCGGCAGAACCTTCGCCACATTCTGACCAAGAAGAACGCCGACAGAAAGCGCCGTCTTGGTCAAAGCACCCTCGTGGACAAGACCAACCGCAAAGCCGTCGAGCGGATGCTGCCCTACGCGGGCTAA